TTACCTATCCAAAGAAAGAACATCGCCGTTCCAAGCTCACCAGCAAGTGTTAGTATGGGGTTGATTCCGTAATGATCCATATTCCACGAAGTACCATCAACAAACAGAGCAACTAACGTCCAAACAATCAATCCGGTAAAGCCAATTACTCCCAAGTACCTCTCAAAATCCTTCTTCTTTTCTTTCACCAACTTTCCAAGCCAGAACATGTAAAGCCCGGAAAATGCTACGTCGACCTTGAAAGGAAGCGCACCTGGTTGAATAAATCTTAGAAAGATCCCGAGAGCCAGCGTGTATGGAAGTATTTGAAATTTACTAAACAGCAAAAAGAAAAACTCTGCTACGAAAAGAAAAATCAAATACCACAGTGGTACGATTGTAAGCGGAATTTGATCAAGCAGATCCGTCCTAACCAAAAGAAAGTTCTTCAGATAGGTTAGGTTGTCAGCCTTTCTAAAACCTTCCGGAACGGTAATTATCCATACTATGTAACCGATCAACCCTATGTAGTAATAAGATATGACCATTGTGATGCGCTTTTTGAAAAATTCCCTGAAGCTCAAAGCCTTCATCAAATAACCAGACAAGAAAGGGAAGACGACGATCACATACGAGATAAACGCGAACATCTTCTCAGGAACCTGCGAGTGTGCTAAGACAACCATTATCAGCGCTGTACCTCTGGTATAGTCGATCCAAAGCTCACGTTTCTTACTCTCCCCCATCCTTGCATTTAACCCTGCCTTTCCATCATCTCAGGTTCTCTCTCACTTAAATTCAATACACCTAGTATTATTGAAACGACCATAAGCAAACCTCCAATGAGTTGTAGTGCGGTCAGATGCTCTTTTAGAATTAGAACAGATAGAATCATCGCAAAGAGAGGCTCGCCAACAAATATGAGAGCCGAAATATTGCTACCTACAACTTTCTGATACTTCGCTTGGATAATTATCGCAACGATTGTGGCTGTTACTGCTGTAAAGGTCGCAACAAAGAGCGCATTTAAAGAGAACGACCACTTGTCGCTACCACTCTGGTAAAACAAGTTAAATATCGTGTTTAAGAGCGCCACTGTGAAGAACTGTGGAGTTAGCAAAGCGTATTCACTGACCTGCTTTGAGTACTTTGTTATCAAAACAACATGTAGTGCGTACATGACACCGCAAATTGTTGTAAGAAAATCTCCGAAGTTATAGCCACTGATTCCACCACTAAGCATGTACATTCCAATCAGAGCTCCAGTAAAGCCGACAACTTGAAGTTTTCTCACTTTCTCATGTTCAACGAGGTAAGAAAAAAACGGTACGATGACTATATACAGCGAAGTGATAAACCCGCTCTTCGTGGACGTAGTTATCGTCAATCCCCAGGTTTGTGTAGCGTATGCGATAGCCATGACTAACCCCAGTATACTTCCGCGCTTCCAGTCGGATTTTCTAAAAAGAAGCGCCGATAAAAAAGTTGCGATCCAAAACCGGATCGCATTGTACAGAAATGGGGAAACTTCTTTATTGAGCACGAGCTTTTGGATGGGAAAGGTCAGTCCCCACAAAAACGTAAGAGTTAAAAGCCAAAAAACAGCTATGAACTTATCTTTCAAAGTGTATTCTTTTACAACTCCATTCCTCATATCAGCCTCCAGATCTTATCCTTTTGAAATTTTTCCCACAGGTGCAAGATAAACGACCATTTCATCTTGTCCATCTACACCAAGAAACCTGTCCATGAGCTCTTGAGAATACGCAGCTATCGCGCACGTTCCAGCTTCTATCGCTTCACACGCAAGGTAGAGATTTTGACAAACGTGCCCCGCATCCAAAAGTATCACTTTATGCGATGCAGGACCGTACCGCCATTCCGTTCTGTAAGGTACAGCCGTCCAGATGAACACAACGGACGATTGACCGACGAATTCTTGTTCTAACGTCGCGTGGATAATCTCTTCCCTCAGATATCTATCCTTCCGATGTAAAATCAAAGAATGTTCGAGAGGTAAATATCTGTACACTGCTTCTTCCAGTCCTTCGACGTTTATAACGTAAAGATACGTTTCAAAGGGATGCCTCGCTCCAGCTGAAGGAACCGTTCTAAATGTAGCTTTTGGAGTTACATTCCTTATACCCTGCGTAGTCCAAAGCAGGAACGAAAGTTCTTCTAATCTTAAAGGTTTACCGTCGTATTTCCTGTGACTTTTTCGATTCTCGATAGCCTCAAACAAGCTTTTCTTCTTGAAATCTGCAATGTCTTTAAAATCCGGCAGCTTTATCAAAAATGCGTCTTTCTGGTACGGCTTTTCAAAAGGGGGCATTTCAATCCCTTTTCTTTGGTCGCTTACGTACCTCTCTAAAATTTCCCAATTTGATTTTAAAAAATCTCGTCCTGCAGAGATCATCTTTCCAAAGTCGTTATCTTTCGGATTAAAACTCACAAGCTTCCCCCCTTTCTCCCCATTTACGTTAATCTATGCATCTGGTCAGATTATCAAAACCTTGGATTGATCCCACATTCGTTTTTGATCCTCGCTTTTATATCCTCAAGTGCAAGGTCCACCTCTTCATCGCTTAGCGTTCTTTCTGGATGTCTAAATTTCGCATAGATTGTTACACTGTAGAATTCATCGCCAACTTTTCTGTAAATATCGTCAATTCCCACTTCTTCAACGAGAGGATTCTCTTTGTAGATTTTCAACACACTCTCGATTTCGTGTCCAATCGGGATAAGGTAAGAAACATCCCTTCGCACGTACGGGAATTGAGGTAATGGCTGGTAGACACGCTTTTCTTGGGCTGAGTAGATAGCCTCAAGGTAAATCTCTCCGGCGTAAATCTCGTCTTTGACGTCGTAAAGTTTATCGGAAAGCTCCGGGTCCAGAAGGCCTACGAAGCCTATCATCTGACCTTTGTGATAAATTCCCGCAGTTACAGTCGAGACAAAACCTTTCTTTTCAATTCTTTTGAACTCGACTACCAAACCAAAGTGCTCAAAAAGTTCTTCTAACACGCCTTTCATCGTATAGAACGAAACTGTCCGTTTGTCGGTGTAGTCCTTAACCGATTCTCTTCCCGTTGCGACAAAGCCAAGTGCCTCTTGCTCATGTGGTTTTCCATAAGCAACCGAAAAGACCTTACCAACTTCAAAGAGCCTGACGTCTTTGATTTGGCGCTTGTAGTTGTAGGAAAGTGAATCAAGTAATCCATAAAGGAGCGAAGGCCTCATCGTGTCGAAATCGGAAATGATCGGATTACTTACAGGAACACCTTTACCATTTATGTCAAACTGCTCTATAATCTTGCTAGCAGCAAACGAAAGCGTGTTGGATTCATTGAAACCCATTGACGTCATGAGTGTCTTAATTTCGAATCTTCGTTTTTGCTTCTCGCTCCTGCCATGTTCTATTGCAAGCATCCTTGGCGGTTCGGCATGGAGATGTTCGTATCCATGAATTCTGCCGACTTCCTCCATTATGTCTTCTGGGAGTGAGATATCAAAGTACCTAAACGATGGGACATAAACTTCGTAGCCGTCTTTTGTCTCCTCTACCTCGAATCCCAGCGGCTCTATGTATTCTCCGATGTGTTTAATCTCTATGCCGAGCACTTTTCTTGAATAATGCTTGGGCACAAATATCTTCTTCTGTTCTATCTTCCGTGGGTAGTTGTCTACTATCTCTTTAGAAGGTACGCCTTCGGCAAGTTCTTCAATTAATTGCGAGAGCCTTTCAATAACGTAGAGTGCATCATCGAAATCAACACCCCTTTCGAACCTGTACGAAGAATCGGAAGACACGCCAAGTCTTCTGGATGCTTTCCTTATTCTGACAGGATCAAACATAGCAACTTCCAATAGTACATCCGTTGTGCCTTCTGATATTCCGGATTCTTCTC
The DNA window shown above is from Fervidobacterium changbaicum and carries:
- a CDS encoding SagB/ThcOx family dehydrogenase, which codes for MSFNPKDNDFGKMISAGRDFLKSNWEILERYVSDQRKGIEMPPFEKPYQKDAFLIKLPDFKDIADFKKKSLFEAIENRKSHRKYDGKPLRLEELSFLLWTTQGIRNVTPKATFRTVPSAGARHPFETYLYVINVEGLEEAVYRYLPLEHSLILHRKDRYLREEIIHATLEQEFVGQSSVVFIWTAVPYRTEWRYGPASHKVILLDAGHVCQNLYLACEAIEAGTCAIAAYSQELMDRFLGVDGQDEMVVYLAPVGKISKG
- the pheT gene encoding phenylalanine--tRNA ligase subunit beta, whose amino-acid sequence is MRVSLEWLNQYIDVSKEEVSDYLPKLGFDVGEEGPVFPLRGPIVVGRIESVEKHPQADKLVVCKVNIGNEYRTILTADLSVQPAKYVYVALQGARLVSGLEIEEKVMRGVPSQGMMCSLEELGLEQKSEHVYMTDEQLPLGADVIKLLGLNDWYFEMEITPNRPDVLSYFGVTRELSAGLKRRPHFPIPAVKSAQGNDRVDVYIETEGCWRYTARVIRNVKVGPSPVWMQKRLIASGIRPINNIVDITNYVMLETGHPVHAFDLAKLSGRIVVRDARPGEKMLLLDGKTYEFSGGEVLITDGEKLLALGGIMGGEESGISEGTTDVLLEVAMFDPVRIRKASRRLGVSSDSSYRFERGVDFDDALYVIERLSQLIEELAEGVPSKEIVDNYPRKIEQKKIFVPKHYSRKVLGIEIKHIGEYIEPLGFEVEETKDGYEVYVPSFRYFDISLPEDIMEEVGRIHGYEHLHAEPPRMLAIEHGRSEKQKRRFEIKTLMTSMGFNESNTLSFAASKIIEQFDINGKGVPVSNPIISDFDTMRPSLLYGLLDSLSYNYKRQIKDVRLFEVGKVFSVAYGKPHEQEALGFVATGRESVKDYTDKRTVSFYTMKGVLEELFEHFGLVVEFKRIEKKGFVSTVTAGIYHKGQMIGFVGLLDPELSDKLYDVKDEIYAGEIYLEAIYSAQEKRVYQPLPQFPYVRRDVSYLIPIGHEIESVLKIYKENPLVEEVGIDDIYRKVGDEFYSVTIYAKFRHPERTLSDEEVDLALEDIKARIKNECGINPRF
- a CDS encoding acyltransferase family protein → MGESKKRELWIDYTRGTALIMVVLAHSQVPEKMFAFISYVIVVFPFLSGYLMKALSFREFFKKRITMVISYYYIGLIGYIVWIITVPEGFRKADNLTYLKNFLLVRTDLLDQIPLTIVPLWYLIFLFVAEFFFLLFSKFQILPYTLALGIFLRFIQPGALPFKVDVAFSGLYMFWLGKLVKEKKKDFERYLGVIGFTGLIVWTLVALFVDGTSWNMDHYGINPILTLAGELGTAMFFLWIGKDIEQFAINSTNKDGLMRRFIAKYVLYIPKLFSDNAIFAFGYHILIGGLVVLFTMALGFVVTEETLRQYWYIAFALTFGAMTMLMVLLPNSVKLLLTQPDLFVNGLRKERSSEK
- a CDS encoding DMT family transporter; the encoded protein is MRNGVVKEYTLKDKFIAVFWLLTLTFLWGLTFPIQKLVLNKEVSPFLYNAIRFWIATFLSALLFRKSDWKRGSILGLVMAIAYATQTWGLTITTSTKSGFITSLYIVIVPFFSYLVEHEKVRKLQVVGFTGALIGMYMLSGGISGYNFGDFLTTICGVMYALHVVLITKYSKQVSEYALLTPQFFTVALLNTIFNLFYQSGSDKWSFSLNALFVATFTAVTATIVAIIIQAKYQKVVGSNISALIFVGEPLFAMILSVLILKEHLTALQLIGGLLMVVSIILGVLNLSEREPEMMERQG